In a single window of the Chloroflexota bacterium genome:
- the selD gene encoding selenide, water dikinase SelD, whose translation MTQTREEVRLTELASCAGUASKFSPKDLAQVLRQLPSITDPNLLVGISTGDDAAVYKMRDDMAIVSTVDFFPPIVDDPFKFGEIAATNALSDVYAMGGKPIIALNIVGFPVDLPHEILGEILRGGASKAEEAGVLIVGGHTVDDAEPKYGMSVTGVVCPGEQVTNAGAQPGDALVLTKPIGTGIITTAGKQERVSADTLERAVGVMGELNRKASEAMMSVGVNACVDITGFGLLGHLRLITEGSGVGAQVNVSDVPVIEGVTELLEMGIAPGGTHRNLESLGGVVDWPDDISEQTQILLADAQTSGGLLMAVAPAKLDALLVALSDAGVQTRAVIGKIAERSADTPAISVAP comes from the coding sequence ATGACACAGACACGGGAAGAAGTGCGGCTGACCGAGTTGGCGAGCTGCGCCGGTTGAGCGTCGAAGTTCAGTCCTAAGGACCTGGCGCAGGTGCTGCGTCAGCTACCGTCGATAACCGACCCTAACCTGCTCGTGGGCATCTCTACTGGCGATGACGCCGCCGTGTACAAGATGCGTGACGACATGGCTATCGTTTCCACGGTGGACTTTTTCCCACCAATTGTGGACGACCCATTCAAGTTCGGCGAGATTGCGGCGACAAACGCGCTGAGCGATGTTTACGCCATGGGTGGCAAGCCAATCATCGCGCTGAACATCGTGGGATTCCCCGTTGATCTGCCGCACGAAATCTTGGGCGAGATACTGCGTGGCGGCGCGTCAAAGGCGGAAGAAGCCGGCGTGCTCATCGTCGGCGGGCACACCGTTGACGACGCCGAGCCGAAGTACGGCATGTCGGTAACCGGCGTGGTGTGCCCGGGAGAGCAAGTTACCAACGCGGGCGCGCAACCGGGCGACGCGCTCGTGCTGACCAAACCGATTGGCACCGGCATCATCACCACGGCGGGCAAGCAAGAGCGCGTCAGCGCGGATACTCTGGAACGAGCGGTCGGCGTGATGGGCGAGTTGAATCGCAAGGCGTCCGAGGCGATGATGAGCGTGGGCGTAAACGCCTGTGTGGACATCACCGGCTTCGGGCTACTGGGACACCTGCGCCTAATCACAGAAGGCAGTGGGGTCGGCGCGCAAGTGAATGTGAGCGACGTGCCGGTAATCGAAGGCGTCACCGAACTATTGGAAATGGGTATAGCCCCCGGCGGCACGCACCGCAATCTGGAATCGTTGGGAGGCGTCGTGGATTGGCCCGACGACATCTCCGAGCAGACGCAAATACTGCTTGCGGACGCGCAGACATCCGGAGGCCTGCTAATGGCAGTAGCGCCCGCAAAGCTAGACGCGCTGCTCGTCGCGCTGTCAGACGCCGGTGTGCAGACCCGCGCCGTCATCGGCAAAATCGCCGAGCGCAGCGCAGACACGCCCGCAATATCGGTCGCGCCGTAA
- a CDS encoding ComEA family DNA-binding protein encodes MLHSILNGVENYILVTAVILFSCIGLAACNTTPPANQFIALPTIPAMSDAQAATATVVRVPPNTATPPAPILIRDLQPPTPTTAPAALSASTSPVSTAITHTSTPVPLPILTATPAPSPTLTPPHTPTRTATPAATPTMVATSTPAHVSTPVFTAIPVTSPTEAAVLSTAHVQSAASITSTPTTVSTTIPTTTVLSSATINPTPTPTAIQHTSTPISTPTNTATATFTATAAPTATATHTPVPAHCKVKGNINMDSGERVYHTPDSPWYVHAEIDTSAGERWFCTEQEARDAGWRAPKRAQPESTTTANAVSPAACNKVVNVNTAGLDDLKTLRGIGHVKAQAIIDYRNEQGDFKSISELDDVPGIGEKTLEKITPCVVLR; translated from the coding sequence TTGCTTCACTCGATACTTAATGGTGTAGAGAATTACATCCTAGTTACGGCTGTGATTCTCTTCTCCTGTATCGGGTTGGCAGCGTGCAACACCACGCCGCCGGCAAACCAGTTCATCGCCCTACCTACCATACCGGCAATGTCAGATGCGCAAGCGGCAACCGCAACAGTCGTACGCGTTCCACCGAACACAGCAACGCCGCCTGCGCCGATACTCATTCGAGACTTGCAGCCACCAACGCCAACCACGGCACCGGCGGCGTTGTCAGCAAGCACCTCACCTGTATCAACAGCGATCACGCACACATCAACGCCCGTCCCCCTGCCAATACTCACGGCAACACCGGCGCCTTCGCCAACATTGACGCCACCCCACACACCGACGAGAACGGCGACACCGGCTGCCACTCCGACCATGGTCGCAACATCTACACCCGCGCATGTAAGTACGCCAGTATTTACCGCAATTCCTGTTACCTCTCCGACAGAAGCAGCCGTGCTGTCAACCGCGCACGTCCAATCGGCTGCGTCAATTACAAGTACGCCAACTACGGTATCTACGACAATTCCGACTACGACAGTTTTGTCATCCGCCACCATAAACCCAACACCTACACCCACGGCAATACAGCACACTTCAACTCCCATTTCCACTCCCACCAACACCGCGACAGCGACATTCACAGCGACAGCAGCACCTACTGCAACCGCCACGCATACGCCTGTGCCAGCGCACTGCAAAGTCAAGGGCAACATCAATATGGACAGCGGCGAGCGCGTTTACCACACGCCGGATAGCCCTTGGTACGTCCACGCCGAAATCGACACGAGCGCCGGCGAAAGATGGTTCTGCACGGAACAAGAAGCCCGAGACGCAGGCTGGCGAGCACCGAAACGGGCACAGCCCGAATCTACGACAACAGCAAATGCAGTTTCACCAGCCGCCTGCAACAAAGTCGTGAACGTGAACACCGCCGGATTAGACGATCTGAAAACACTACGCGGTATCGGACACGTTAAAGCGCAGGCAATCATCGATTACCGAAACGAACAGGGCGACTTCAAGAGCATTAGCGAATTAGACGACGTGCCCGGCATCGGAGAGAAAACGCTGGAGAAAATAACACCTTGCGTCGTCCTACGTTAA
- a CDS encoding DUF2851 family protein, with product MLALTERPAEYSESALASLWSRAHTLADALVTEGGRRLRVIYPGRQSSGAGPDFRDAVLLKEDGSTLTGDIELHTTAPGWYHHGHQFDANYNGVVLHVVFSPKGHTDTLLQSGIDVPVAALQTVASSLESADDHASLGIPAIEELRQSADIGAALDASGDARFLAKSHGFRLEMRELGVDETLYQGLMEALGYSTNRKPFLELARRVPYSALAALRDEPQSVRLLALKAMLFGASGLIHLVQEVEEREQLSRMQKRLPRVKPIAKRDWNLFRVCPPNHPVRRITGAAHLLDACLDVGLTEAFIASLVDGGIRQLNARMEHPPYIGKARARDIVVNVALPCLHAYGNTRGDDSLAQAALDAYTKAPKLQDNELTREMRRLCAIDKGVKLNARRQQGMIGLYKAAVRGRAK from the coding sequence ATGCTTGCACTTACTGAACGACCGGCCGAGTACTCCGAATCTGCGCTCGCATCGCTGTGGAGTCGCGCGCATACTCTCGCCGATGCGCTGGTTACGGAAGGTGGCAGGCGTCTGCGTGTGATTTACCCCGGCAGGCAGAGCTCCGGCGCCGGTCCGGACTTCCGGGACGCGGTGCTTCTCAAAGAGGACGGCAGTACGCTAACCGGCGACATCGAACTGCACACGACTGCGCCGGGCTGGTACCACCATGGACACCAGTTTGACGCCAATTACAACGGCGTCGTCCTGCATGTGGTGTTCTCGCCCAAGGGACACACAGACACTCTCCTGCAGTCCGGTATAGACGTGCCGGTAGCCGCTCTCCAGACCGTCGCCTCAAGCTTGGAATCGGCGGACGATCATGCATCGCTCGGCATCCCCGCAATCGAAGAATTACGACAATCTGCCGATATTGGCGCGGCGCTCGATGCGTCGGGAGACGCACGATTTCTTGCCAAGAGCCACGGTTTTCGGCTGGAAATGCGCGAGCTTGGCGTTGACGAAACTCTGTATCAAGGCTTGATGGAAGCGCTTGGCTACTCCACGAATCGCAAGCCGTTCCTCGAACTCGCCCGGCGTGTGCCGTACAGCGCGCTTGCAGCATTGCGGGATGAGCCGCAATCTGTGCGGCTGCTCGCGTTGAAGGCGATGCTGTTTGGCGCATCCGGATTGATTCATCTCGTACAAGAGGTTGAAGAACGCGAGCAATTGAGCCGCATGCAAAAACGTCTGCCCAGAGTTAAACCGATTGCCAAGCGCGACTGGAATCTGTTCCGCGTGTGCCCTCCCAATCATCCGGTTCGCCGGATAACTGGCGCGGCACATCTACTTGACGCATGCCTTGATGTCGGGTTGACGGAAGCGTTCATTGCTTCGCTAGTCGATGGTGGAATCAGGCAATTGAATGCACGAATGGAACACCCGCCGTATATCGGCAAGGCACGCGCTCGTGACATTGTGGTAAATGTCGCGCTGCCGTGCTTGCACGCCTACGGCAATACTCGCGGCGACGACAGCCTCGCACAAGCGGCACTCGACGCATACACCAAAGCACCTAAGTTGCAGGACAACGAATTGACGCGCGAAATGCGCCGCCTTTGCGCCATCGATAAGGGTGTTAAATTGAACGCCCGCCGGCAGCAAGGGATGATTGGGTTGTATAAGGCGGCGGTGCGGGGAAGGGCAAAGTAA
- a CDS encoding gamma carbonic anhydrase family protein, whose protein sequence is MIRTLGDKTPKIHPTAFISEFAYVIGDVEIGEGSSVWPGAIVRADMGKIVIGKHTNVQDNSVVHGDADVEIGDYVTIGHKVLCHAKYVANRAVIGNGATLNDGVEVGEYSLIASGTMLVDNVKIPPRSLVVGSPGKVLGEVGERHLAKMKWYCDVYMEKTAKYKAQGNLE, encoded by the coding sequence GTGATACGAACCCTGGGAGACAAAACCCCCAAAATCCATCCCACGGCATTCATCAGCGAATTTGCTTATGTGATTGGCGATGTCGAGATTGGCGAAGGGTCGAGCGTTTGGCCTGGCGCCATCGTGCGCGCCGATATGGGCAAGATTGTCATCGGCAAGCACACGAATGTCCAGGACAATTCGGTCGTGCACGGCGACGCGGATGTGGAAATCGGCGACTATGTAACAATTGGGCACAAGGTCCTTTGCCACGCGAAGTATGTCGCCAACCGCGCAGTCATCGGCAATGGCGCGACTCTCAACGACGGAGTAGAAGTTGGTGAGTACAGCCTGATTGCGTCCGGCACGATGCTTGTGGACAACGTGAAGATTCCGCCGCGCTCGCTGGTGGTCGGCTCGCCGGGCAAGGTGCTTGGCGAGGTCGGCGAACGCCACCTCGCCAAGATGAAGTGGTACTGCGATGTTTATATGGAAAAGACCGCGAAGTACAAGGCGCAAGGAAACTTGGAGTAG
- a CDS encoding arginine--tRNA ligase: MIVRDRIAEVVRQALDAAQAADELPSVEVEDIAVERPQNVEHGDFATSLPLKLARPMRMNPLEIAERLASHLPNGGQGEGLLQSATVARPGFINFALNHEWLQAQVEAIRADDADYGNIDAGGGQSVQIEFVSANPVGPLLISHARGGVIGSALANILRAAGYDITREYYFNDAGAQIGHFARTLHTRYLQRAGRDAELHEDGYRGEYMIDLAAEIYNEEGERFLDAPEDEALTELGELGVAKFMARIREDLVMLRIEFDEWFNERTLFVDGQYERSMDLLRDNGFVTEHEDAVWFASTLLGDDKDKVLVRSNGIPTYFASDVAYHYNKFFEREFNRVINIWGADHQGHALFMKALVAALGMPEDKLTLIINQLVTLKRGGETVRLSKRSGDIITLREVIDEVGADACRYFFLSRAADSQMEFDLELAKEQSQENPVYYIQYAHARIASILRLAEERGIDYADGDVSLLSHDAELALIRKMLELPELIGMMSRSLEAHHLPHYATDLATAFHWFYQNCRVVSGVEGEAAISKARLKLVDAARTVLARCLGLMVMDAPEKM, from the coding sequence GTGATAGTCAGAGATAGAATTGCCGAAGTGGTGAGGCAGGCGCTGGACGCGGCTCAGGCCGCGGATGAACTGCCATCAGTCGAGGTCGAAGACATTGCGGTAGAGCGGCCGCAAAATGTGGAGCATGGCGATTTCGCCACCAGCCTGCCCCTGAAGCTGGCGCGTCCAATGCGAATGAATCCGTTGGAGATAGCGGAACGGCTGGCATCGCATCTGCCGAACGGCGGACAGGGCGAGGGACTGCTGCAATCCGCCACAGTCGCACGGCCGGGCTTCATCAACTTCGCGCTCAATCATGAATGGTTGCAGGCACAAGTCGAGGCGATCCGCGCGGACGATGCTGACTACGGCAATATCGACGCAGGCGGCGGGCAAAGCGTGCAGATTGAGTTTGTCAGTGCGAACCCGGTCGGGCCGCTGCTCATCTCGCACGCGCGCGGCGGTGTCATTGGCAGCGCGCTCGCGAACATACTCAGGGCGGCCGGCTACGACATTACGCGCGAATACTACTTCAACGACGCCGGCGCACAGATCGGGCACTTCGCGCGAACGCTGCACACGCGCTATCTGCAGCGCGCCGGACGCGACGCCGAGCTGCACGAAGACGGCTATCGCGGCGAGTATATGATTGACCTCGCAGCCGAAATATATAACGAAGAAGGCGAGCGGTTCTTGGACGCGCCGGAAGACGAAGCGCTTACGGAACTCGGCGAGCTGGGCGTCGCCAAATTCATGGCGCGTATCCGTGAAGACCTCGTTATGCTGCGCATCGAATTCGACGAATGGTTCAATGAGCGAACGCTCTTCGTTGACGGCCAATACGAGCGCTCTATGGACTTGTTGCGCGATAATGGGTTCGTAACCGAGCATGAGGACGCCGTGTGGTTCGCATCCACGCTGCTGGGCGACGACAAAGACAAAGTACTGGTGCGCAGCAACGGCATACCGACATACTTCGCGTCAGACGTAGCATATCACTACAACAAGTTCTTCGAGCGAGAGTTCAACCGCGTCATCAACATCTGGGGCGCAGACCATCAAGGGCACGCGCTGTTCATGAAGGCGTTGGTCGCCGCGCTGGGAATGCCTGAAGACAAACTCACGCTGATTATAAACCAGCTGGTTACCCTAAAGCGCGGCGGCGAGACGGTGCGGCTGTCCAAGAGATCCGGCGACATTATTACCCTACGCGAGGTGATTGACGAAGTTGGCGCGGACGCCTGCCGCTACTTCTTCCTGTCGCGGGCGGCGGACAGCCAGATGGAGTTTGACCTTGAGTTGGCGAAGGAGCAGTCGCAGGAAAACCCGGTCTATTACATCCAGTACGCGCACGCGCGAATCGCCAGCATACTGCGTCTCGCGGAAGAGCGCGGCATAGATTACGCGGACGGCGATGTTTCGCTGCTGTCACACGATGCGGAACTGGCGCTCATCCGCAAGATGCTGGAGCTGCCGGAGCTTATCGGCATGATGTCGCGCAGCCTAGAAGCGCACCACCTGCCGCACTACGCCACTGATTTGGCGACCGCGTTCCACTGGTTCTACCAGAATTGCCGCGTCGTGTCCGGCGTCGAAGGCGAAGCGGCGATTAGCAAAGCGCGGCTGAAGCTCGTAGATGCCGCCCGAACTGTGCTCGCGCGCTGCCTCGGCCTGATGGTGATGGACGCACCAGAGAAGATGTAA